The Bombus huntii isolate Logan2020A chromosome 6, iyBomHunt1.1, whole genome shotgun sequence genome window below encodes:
- the LOC126866794 gene encoding uncharacterized protein LOC126866794, giving the protein MSLMKKAIGGSIHRIREFELEKVNLIDEFDILQIVGEGWFGKILLTEHRSTQTEMVLKALPKAYTGISDFFREFHYGLHLAAHRNIITTYDVAFETAGFYVFSQEYAPLGDLTSNVTETGLGELHAKRVVRQLAAAVHHIHSRELVHRDIKLDNILVFRSDFSRIKLCDFGETRRVNTVVRRHNEWLPYSPPEVLQIDTDETYKALTSHDVWQFGIVLFVCLTGCLPWQKAALDDPRYTRYQNWHNATLNIAKKPKLFQLISSRAQRMFKRLLDPKAEKRPVSVLEINKYLEDRWLAKLGAEKAMNGGADERDELCPSMYSFHSSLEEKNQLLHTLTTYGIETTVDRAKKKDRIREWIQASAIVEEYEEDESDLNEDIRIYEDEDEEPSSMKGRHFPETRPVVKNEPKRHRNRTHASSARKRQPIKRQPTERKIPFAPQVAEERKTIARFASFPNGDPNLAVHANGINGNAILPLALPLKTESNMEDQKPLANDRINNSPVSSLNASQDETLATRSGNGFKSNLPEGTPELAKPSQDFQDRTSRVDLIGNGSLPRSPQIPARRHRSQTAPFPASPVSNGNEAESARRTQSATVLAGSTQPDRSNMAIGRPVERSSVPVANGQSSMARGESSTPRAEHRSPTQSMSRVENAPVVMLPMAVARVENQSSNLTATRNEKSGQVPLASQSANPLTMSVASHLVMQSFNALQGINAVAAGDNNNTVTGSTSNLRNSPKNSPSSTPSKTLTPKNSPTTTPARTSTPPKNKIYREETMIYRKDPFEQYGIAQGVILRTDNTRRGSMESGNRSASN; this is encoded by the exons ATGAGCTTAATGAAGAAGGCCATTGGCGGATCCATTCACAGGATACGAGAGTTCGAGCTGGAGAAG GTGAATTTGATCGACGAGTTTGATATTCTACAAATTGTTGGAGAAGGATGGTTCGGCAAGATCCTGCTAACCGAGCACCGAAGCACCCAGACCGAAATGGTACTGAAGGCGCTGCCAAAGGCGTACACCGGCATCTCGGACTTCTTTCGCGAGTTCCATTATGGACTGCACCTGGCCGCGCACAGGAACATCATCACCACCTACGATGTGGCCTTCGAGACCGCTGGCTTCTACGTTTTCAGCCAGGAGTACGCTCCTCTTG GAGATTTAACGTCCAACGTAACGGAGACTGGGCTCGGCGAGCTTCACGCGAAAAGGGTAGTCAGACAATTGGCTGCAGCGGTGCATCATATTCACAGTCGCGAGTTGGTGCACCGTGACATCAAGCTCGACAATATTCTCGTGTTCAGGAGCGATTTCTCGCGGATCAAACTGTGCGACTTCGGCGAGACCAGAAGGGTGAACACGGTGGTGCGTCGGCACAACGAGTGGCTGCCATACTCGCCACCCGAGGTACTGCAGATCGACACTGACGAGACGTACAA AGCTCTCACGTCGCACGATGTCTGGCAGTTCGGCATTGTCCTATTTGTCTGTCTGACCGGATGCTTACCGTGGCAGAAAGCGGCGTTGGACGACCCGCGTTACACCAGATATCAAAACTGGCACAACGCGACGCTCAACATAGCCAAGAAACCGAAATTATTTCAGCTGATCAGCTCACGAGCGCAAAG GATGTTCAAACGATTGCTGGACCCTAAAGCCGAGAAGCGTCCCGTTAGCGTGTTGGAGATAAACAAATACCTGGAGGACAGATGGTTAGCGAAACTCGGCGCGGAGAAGGCTATGAACG GTGGCGCCGACGAGAGGGACGAACTCTGCCCGTCCATGTACAGCTTCCACAGCTCTCTCGAGGAGAAGAATCAACTGCTTCACACTCTGACCACGTACGGGATCGAGACCACGGTGGACAGAGCTAAGAAGAAGGACCGAATCAGAGAATGGATTCAAGCGAGCGCTATAGTCGAAGAGTACGAGGAAGACGAGTCGGATCTGAACGAGGACATTCGTATCTACGAGGATGAAGACGAAGAACCGAGCTCGATGAAAGGCAGACACTTTCCGGAGACTCGTCCAGTGGTAAAGAACGAACCTAAGAgacatagaaatagaacgcaCGCATCGTCAGCTAGAAAGAGACAGCCTATCAAAAGACAGCCAACCGAAAGGAAGATTCCGTTTGCACCTCAAGTAGCCGAGGAACGAAAAACCATCGCCCGATTCGCCAGTTTCCCCAACGGCGATCCTAACCTCGCGGTCCATGCCAATGGAATAAACGGCAACGCAATACTTCCTCTCGCGTTACCTCTGAAAACCGAGTCCAACATGGAGGATCAGAAGCCACTGGCGAACGATCGAATTAATAATTCACCAGTGAGCAGTTTGAACGCTTCTCAGGACGAGACTCTTGCAACGAGGAGTGGCAATGGGTTCAAATCTAATTTACCCGAGGGAACTCCCGAACTGGCAAAGCCCTCGCAAGATTTCCAGGATCGAACCTCGCGGGTAGACTTGATCGGTAATGGAAGTTTGCCGAGGAGCCCGCAGATCCCTGCTAGGAGGCATCGTTCGCAAACCGCCCCGTTTCCGGCCTCGCCGGTGTCGAACGGAAACGAAGCAGAGTCTGCGAGAAGAACGCAATCGGCCACTGTATTGGCTGGCTCGACGCAGCCAGACAGATCCAACATGGCGATCGGTCGACCGGTGGAGAGGTCAAGTGTACCGGTAGCGAACGGCCAATCGTCGATGGCTCGGGGCGAGAGCTCGACCCCGAGAGCGGAGCATCGATCCCCGACGCAATCAATGTCTCGAGTAGAGAATGCACCGGTGGTAATGCTGCCTATGGCAGTGGCTCGAGTGGAGAATCAATCGAGTAATCTGACAGCGACCAGAAACGAGAAATCTGGGCAGGTTCCCCTTGCGTCGCAATCCGCCAACCCTCTCACTATGTCTGTTGCATCTCATTTGGTCATGCAGAGTTTCAACGCGCTACAAGGGATCAACGCAGTCGCCGCGGGGGACAACAATAATACCGTGACAGGTTCCACGTCGAATTTGCGAAACTCGCCGAAGAACAGTCCATCTTCCACGCCGAGTAAGACCCTGACACCGAAAAATAGTCCGACTACCACTCCCGCGAGAACGTCTACACCtccaaaaaataaaatttacaggGAGGAAACGATGATCTATAGGAAGGATCCATTTGAACAATATGGAATCGCTCAGGGAGTGATCCTGAGGACGGACAACACACGACGAGGTTCCATGGAGAGCGGCAACAGATCCGCTAGTAATTGA